A genomic segment from Nicotiana tabacum cultivar K326 chromosome 7, ASM71507v2, whole genome shotgun sequence encodes:
- the LOC107799561 gene encoding LOW QUALITY PROTEIN: carbamoyl phosphate synthase arginine-specific large chain, chloroplastic-like (The sequence of the model RefSeq protein was modified relative to this genomic sequence to represent the inferred CDS: inserted 1 base in 1 codon; substituted 1 base at 1 genomic stop codon), which translates to PTIFHNKRPDALLPTMGGQTALNLAVALAESGVLDKYGVELIGXEDRDLFKQAMKNIGIKTPPSGIGNTLEECIEIASEIGEFPLIIRPAFTLGGTGGGIAYNREEFETICKSGLAASLTSQVLVEKSLLGWKEYELEVMRDLADNVVIICSVENIDPMGVHTGDSITVAPAXTLTDKEYQRLRDYSIAIIREIGVECGGSNVQFAVNPVDGEVMVIEMNPRVSRSSALASKATGFPIAKMAAKLSVGYSLDQIPNDITKKAPASFEPSIDYVTKIPRFAFEKFPGSEAILTTQMKSVGESMAVGRTFQESFQKAVRSLECGYSGWGCTQVKELDWDWDKLKYSLRVPNPDRIHAVYAAMKRGMKVDDIFELSYIDKWFLTQLRELVDVEQFLLARSLSDLTKDDFYEVKKRGFSDRQIAFATKSSEEEVRSRRLSLGVKPAYKRVDTCAAEFEADTPYMYSSYDLECESAPTGRKKVLILGGGPNRIGQGIEFDYCCCHTSFALQDAGYETIMMNSNPETVSTDYDTSDRLYFEPLTVEDVLNIIDLEGPDGIIVQFGGQTPLKLALPMQNYLDGRRPKTRSGADFVRIWGTSPDSIDAAEDRERFNAILNELQIMQPKGGIAKSEKDAVAIATEVGYPVVARPSCVLGGRAMEIVYNNDKLVTYLENAVKVDPERPVLIVKYLTDAVEIDIDALADLHGNVVIGGIMEHIEQAGVHSGDSACMLPTQTISDSCLETIRSWTTKLAKRLNVCGLMNCQYAISPSGEVFLLEANPRASRTVPFVSKAIGHPLAKYASLVMSGKSLHDLNFTKEVIPRHVSVKEAVLPFEKFQGCDVLLGPEMRSTGEVMGIHYESSIAFAKAQIAAGQKMPLLGTLFLSLNELTKPQLTTIARAFLGLGFQIIATSGTARVLELEGMPVERVLKMHEGRPHAADLIANGQIQLMVITSSGDTLDQIDGRKLRRMALAYKIPVITTVAGALATAGAIKSLKCNKIKMTALQDYFDVKKVAAELKNLQSASSVSTS; encoded by the exons cccacgatATTCCACAACAAGAGGCCTGATGCATTGTTGCCCACAATGGGTGGCCAAACTGCTCTTAATTTAGCTGTAGCGTTGGCAGAGAGTGGGGTGCTCGATAAGTATGGGGTCGAGTTGATTG TCGAGGATAGGGATTTGTTTAAGCAGGCAATGAAGAATATTGGGATAAAGACTCCACCTTCAGGCATTGGCAATACTTTGGAGGAGTGTATCGAGATAGCCAGTGAAATCGGGGAGTTTCCATTGATTATAAGGCCAGCTTTCACATTGGGTGGGACTGGTGGTGGAATTGCTTATAACAGGGAGGAATTCGAGACAATATGTAAGTCGGGGTTAGCAGCTAGTTTGACATCACAGGTTTTGGTTGAGAAGTCTTTGTTAGGTTGGAAAGAGTACGAGCTTGAGGTTATGAGGGACTTGGCTGACAATGTGGTTATCATTTGTTCAGTTGAGAATATTGATCCTATGGGAGTTCATACAGGGGACTCCATCACTGTAGCTCCTGCTTAGACTTTGACAGATAAAGAGTACCAACGTCTTAGGGATTATTCAATTGCCATCATCAGGGAAATCGGAGTTGAGTGTGGTGGTTCTAATGTACAGTTTGCTGTAAATCCAGTTGATGGGGAAGTCATGGTAATTGAAATGAATCCTAGAGTTTCAAGGTCTTCAGCTTTAGCCTCAAAAGCTACTGGCTTTCCAATAGCTAAGATGGCTGCTAAGCTATCAGTGGGATACTCTCTGGATCAGATTCCTAACGATATCACAAAGAAGGCTCCAGCTAGCTTTGAGCCATCCATAGATTATGTTACGAAG ATACCTAGATTTGCGTTTGAGAAATTCCCTGGATCTGAGGCCATACTGACAACTCAGATGAAGTCTGTCGGTGAGTCCATGGCAGTAGGTCGCACATTCCAAGAATCCTTCCAAAAAGCAGTGCGGTCTCTAGAATGTGGTTATTCTGGATGGGGCTGTACCCAGGTTAAGGAATTGGACTGGGATTGGGACAAATTGAAGTATAGTCTTCGGGTTCCTAATCCTGATCGCATCCATGCGGTATATGCTGCAATGAAGAGGGGGATGAAGGTAGATGACATCTTTGAGCTCAGTTACATAGACAAATGGTTCCTCACTCAGCTAAGGGAGCTTGTAGATGTGGAGCAATTCCTTCTGGCTCGTAGTTTGTCGGACTTAACAAAGGATGACTTCTATGAAGTGAAAAAGAGAGGGTTTAGTGACAGACAGATAGCTTTCGCGACAAAGTCCAGTGAGGAGGAGGTTCGGTCAAGGCGTTTGTCTTTGGGTGTGAAACCAGCATATAAACGAGTTGATACGTGTGCTGCAGAATTTGAGGCTGATACGCCTTATATGTATTCATCTTATGACCTTGAGTGTGAATCAGCTCCTACCGGTAGGAAGAAAGTGTTGATTTTAGGTGGAGGACCAAACCGAATTGGACAGGGTATTGAGTTTGATTATTGTTGCTGTCATACGTCCTTTGCCCTTCAG GACGCAGGCTATGAAACTATTATGATGAATTCCAATCCTGAGACAGTTTCTACAGATTATGACACAAGTGATCGTCTCTACTTCGAGCCTCTGACAGTCGAGGATGTTCTTAATATCATCGACTTGGAAGGACCTGACGGTATCATTGTGCAATTTGGAGGTCAAACCCCATTGAAACTGGCTCTTCCAATGCAGAATTACTTGGATGGGCGAAGGCCTAAGACCAGAAGTGGAGCTGACTTTGTTCGCATTTGGGGTACATCACCTGATTCCATTGATGCGGCTGAAGATAGGGAGAGGTTCAACGCTATCCTGAATGAACTACAAATCATGCAGCCAAAAGGGGGTATAGCAAAGAGCGAAAAGGATGCTGTTGCCATTGCGACAGAAGTAGGATACCCTGTTGTTGCCCGACCCTCTTGTGTCTTAGGTGGCCGGGCAATGGAGATAGTTTACAACAATGACAAATTAGTGACATACCTTGAAAATGCTGTTAAGGTAGATCCGGAGCGACCTGTCCTGATTGTCAAGTATTTAACTGATGCCGTAGAGATTGATATTGATGCACTTGCCGATTTGCATGGTAATGTGGTCATCGGTGGAATAATGGAGCACATTGAGCAGGCTGGGGTTCACTCAGGCGACTCAGCTTGCATGCTTCCGACACAAACAATTTCTGATTCATGCTTGGAAACTATTAGGTCATGGACTACGAAATTAGCAAAGAGGCTAAATGTGTGTGGCCTCATGAATTGTCAATATGCCATTAGTCCTTCTGGTGAGGTGTTCTTGCTTGAAGCTAACCCCCGTGCATCACGGACGGTTCCTTTTGTTTCCAAGGCGATTGGGCACCCGTTGGCTAAATATGCTTCTCTAGTTATGTCAGGAAAATCGCTACATGACCTAAACTTCACCAAGGAGGTTATCCCAAGACATGTATCAGTTAAAGAAGCTGTTCTTCCATTTGAGAAATTCCAAGGATGTGATGTGCTTCTTGGTCCTGAGATGCGAAGCACCGGTGAGGTAATGGGTATCCACTACGAGTCATCAATTGCATTTGCCAAAGCACAAATTGCTGCTGGACAGAAAATGCCACTTTTGGGCACTCTATTCCTCAGTTTAAATGAATTAACAAAGCCTCAACTTACGACAATTGCTCGAGCCTTTTTGGGGCTTGGATTTCAAATCATTGCAACTTCTGGAACTGCACGTGTGCTCGAATTAGAAGGCATGCCAGTGGAGCGAGTGCTTAAAATGCATGAAGGGCGGCCACATGCTGCGGATCTCATTGCCAATGGGCAGATTCAGTTGATGGTGATCACTAGTTCAGGGGACACACTTGATCAGATTGATGGCCGGAAGCTGAGAAGGATGGCTCTCGCGTACAagatacctgtaataacaacagtGGCAGGGGCTTTGGCCACTGCTGGTGCAATTAAAAGCTTGAAATGCAACAAGATTAAAATGACAGCACTTCAAGATTACTTTGATGTCAAGAAGGTAGCAGCTGAGCTCAAAAACCTGCAGTCTGCGTCATCTGTTTCTACTAGTTGA
- the LOC142161822 gene encoding carbamoyl phosphate synthase arginine-specific large chain, chloroplastic-like, translating to MKMGYCCENAAYRLISSSSSSVLAPSKIYSSKTHLFPLFPHSAKSAVYKSSSFLHLQSLPSVLGLTYLRKRVNFSIVNEQSPNNDSVVQKQKLGKRTDIKKILILGAGPIVIGQACEFDYSGTQACKALREEGYEVILINSNPATIMTDPEMADRTYIEPMTPELVEQVLEKESCYLWLELFPCILRKPIVL from the coding sequence ATGAAGATGGGTTATTGTTGTGAAAATGCTGCATATCGGCTAAtctcttcatcttcttcctctgttCTTGCTCCTTCCAAAATATATTCATCAAAAACCCACCTTTTCCCACTGTTTCCCCACTCTGCAAAATCCGCAGTTTACAAAAGCTCCTCTTTTCTGCACCTCCAATCTCTGCCGTCCGTTTTGGGTCTCACCTATTTGCGCAAAAGGGTGAATTTTTCGATTGTCAATGAGCAAAGCCCCAATAATGATTCTGTTGTTCAAAAGCAGAAATTGGGGAAAAGAACAGATATAAAGAAGATTTTGATACTGGGTGCAGGGCCAATAGTAATAGGACAAGCTTGTGAGTTTGATTATTCAGGTACCCAAGCTTGTAAGGCTCTTAGGGAAGAAGGGTATGAGGTTATACTGATTAATTCGAACCCTGCAACGATTATGACCGACCCCGAGATGGCGGACAGGACTTATATTGAGCCAATGACACCTGAACTTGTGGAGCAAGTCTTAGAGAAAGAGAGTTgttatttgtggcttgaattatttccttgtattttgAGGAAACCCATAGTTCTATAG
- the LOC107799564 gene encoding putative receptor-like protein kinase At1g11050, translating into MKGDLWIVYLLFFLFSWLVSMSSAQKSTNLPATCPLDFGYVLRVPWSSSKCKVLNSTPQISNGSDIPTSSKGQCCQNLLSLFGVAMAQHLKETSLFHLPNLETSVSCIQDFQSKLNSLSLPSNLSSFCFDPFQFVITPNICASIQTTQDWTKKLGPSTVLDSGCRSDLEDFTACDGCVAAGLRVQQQLIAIDGNKSHSTDCFYFTVLYAAGIVNEFGPESSGAISCIFSIDLNESSSSKRHLALIFGLAGAGIAILCMSIMLGLYYWWNKRWRKNDDVEMEDTVSRRRMRPKTAVWFKIQELEKATDNFTQKNFIGRGGFGVVYKGTLADGTVVAVKKVIESDFQEKDEFCNEVEIISNLKHRNLVPLRGCCVTDENRIESGESERYLVYDYMPNGNLDGHLFHVNQDGKMKQPLTWPQRKNIILDVAKGLAYLHYGVKPAIYHRDIKATNILLDADMRARVADFGLVKQSREGQSHLTTRVAGTHGYLAPEYALYGQLTEKSDVYSFGVVILEIMCGRKVLDFTSGSPRAFLITDWAWSKVKAGKINEVLDAVLVKNDEDSGNANPRSIMVRFLLVGILCAHVMVALRPTILDALKMLEGDTEVPEIPDRPAPLGHPSFYNADGNTFSISPALSCLRLAAGDMLR; encoded by the coding sequence ATGAAGGGTGATTTGTGGATTGTGTATTTGttgttctttctcttttcttggtTAGTTTCAATGTCCTCAGCTCAAAAAAGCACTAATCTTCCTGCAACTTGTCCCTTAGATTTTGGCTATGTTTTAAGAGTTCCATGGTCCAGTTCTAAATGCAAAGTTCTGAATTCAACTCCTCAGATTTCCAATGGTTCTGATATTCCTACATCAAGCAAAGGCCAGTGTTGTCAAAACCTTTTGTCCCTATTTGGTGTTGCTATGGCTCAACACCTTAAAGAAACTTCCCTTTTCCATCTGCCCAATTTAGAAACTTCTGTTTCTTGCATCCAAGATTTCCAATCAAAGCTCAATTCTCTGTCTTTGCCTTCAAATCTTTCCTCTTTCTGCTTTGACCCTTTTCAGTTTGTCATCACACCAAATATTTGTGCTTCAATTCAGAcaactcaagattggactaaaaAACTGGGGCCTTCAACTGTTTTAGATTCTGGTTGTAGGTCTGATCTTGAGGATTTTACTGCCTGTGATGGATGTGTAGCTGCTGGCCTTAGAGTTCAGCAACAGTTGATTGCAATTGATGGTAATAAATCTCATTCCACTGATTGtttttacttcacagttttgtaTGCTGCTGGTATTGTCAATGAGTTTGGTCCTGAAAGTAGTGGTGCCATATCATGTAtttttagtattgatttgaatgAAAGTTCATCAAGTAAGAGACATTTAGCTTTAATCTTTGGGTTGGCTGGAGCTGGTATTGCAATATTATGCATGTCtattatgttgggtttgtattaCTGGTGGAACAAAAGGTGGAGGAAAAATGATGATGTGGAAATGGAAGATACAGTGTCTAGGCGAAGAATGAGGCCTAAAACTGCTGTTTGGTTCAAAATTCAGGAGCTTGAGAAGGCAACAGATAATTTTACCCAAAAGAATTTTATAGGGAGAGGTGGATTTGGAGTAGTCTATAAAGGAACATTAGCAGATGGTACTGTTGTTGCTGTCAAAAAGGTTATAGAATCTGATTTTCAAGAAAAAGATGAGTTTTGCAATGAGGTTGAGATCATAAGTAACTTGAAGCATCGTAATCTTGTGCCGCTTAGAGGGTGTTGTGTGACTGATGAGAATCGGATTGAAAGTGGGGAGAGTGAAAGATACCTGGTTTATGACTACATGCCCAATGGAAATCTTGATGGTCACTTGTTTCATGTAAATCAAGATGGAAAGATGAAGCAACCGTTGACTTGGCCTCAGAGAAAAAACATAATTTTGGATGTGGCAAAAGGATTAGCTTATCTGCATTATGGGGTAAAGCCAGCAATTTATCACAGGGACATTAAAGCAACGAATATACTGTTAGATGCTGATATGAGAGCAAGAGTGGCTGATTTTGGGTTGGTTAAGCAAAGTAGAGAAGGACAGTCTCATCTTACCACCCGTGTAGCAGGAACGCACGGTTACTTAGCTCCTGAATATGCTCTCTACGGGCAATTGACTGAGAAGAGCGATGTTTATAGCTTTGGAGTTGTTATTTTGGAAATAATGTGTGGAAGAAAGGTCCTTGATTTCACTTCAGGGTCGCCTCGTGCTTTTCTGATCACAGATTGGGCTTGGTCGAAGGTAAAAGCTGGAAAGATAAATGAAGTTTTGGATGCTGTCCTAGTAAAGAATGATGAGGATTCAGGAAATGCAAATCCAAGGTCTATAATGGTAAGATTTCTTCTTGTTGGAATATTGTGCGCTCACGTGATGGTGGCGTTGAGGCCAACTATATTGGATGCACTGAAAATGTTGGAAGGAGATACTGAGGTTCCTGAAATTCCAGATAGGCCAGCACCTCTTGGACATCCTTCATTTTATAATGCTGATGGTAACACATTTAGCATATCACCGGCCTTGAGTTGCTTGCGACTGGCTGCTGGAGACATGCTAAGGTGA
- the LOC142162231 gene encoding secreted RxLR effector protein 161-like translates to MKDLGEGSFVLGIEIKRDRSRGLLGLSQRSYIESVLKTFNMQDCKPGVAPVVKGDKLSKDQCPKNEVEMRTMKDVSYASVVGCLMYIQVCTRPDIAFAINILGRFSSNPGWAHWVAAKKVMRYLQRTKDFMLVYKKVDDLDLLVHSDSDFAGCQDTMKSTSEYIFMFGGGAISWKSEKQNITPTSTREAEFIACFETESHAVWMKNFPTKLQIMDFISKPVTIFVTTVQLCSSLRITREQEALSMLALSFLRSETW, encoded by the coding sequence ATGAAAGATCTTGGTGAAGGCTCTTTTGTTCTTGGGATAGAAATTAAAAGAGACAGGTCACGTGGTTTATTGGGTTTATCACAGCGTTCCTACATTGAGAGTGTTCTTAAAACTTTCAATATGCAAGACTGTAAACCTGGTGTTGCACCTGTTGTAAAAGGGGATAAACTTAGTAAAGATCAATGTCCGAAAAATGAAGTTGAGATGAGAACCATGAAAGATGTGTCATATGCAAGTGTTGTTGGTTGTCTGATGTACATACAGGTTTGTACAAGGCCTGATATTGCATTTGCTATTAACATATTGGGAAGATTTTCTTCTAATCCTGGGTGGGCACATTGGGTGGCtgcaaagaaagtgatgagatatcTACAACGCACCAAAGACTTCATGCTGGTATACAAAAAGGTTGATGATCTGGATCTTCTTGTACATTCAGATTCTGATTTTGCAGGTTGTCAAGACACTATGAAATCAACTTCTGAGTATATTTTTATGTTTGGTGGAGGTGCTATTTCTTGGAAAAGTGAAAAACAGAACATTACTCCTACATCTACAAGGGAAGCTGAGTTTATTGCTTGTTTTGAGACTGAATCACATGCTGTCTGGATGAAGAATTTTCCTACTAAATTGcaaattatggattttatatctAAGCCGGTGACTATTTTTGTGACAACAGTGCAGTTGTGTTCTTCTCTAAGAATAACAAGAGAACAAGAGGCTCTAAGCATGTTAGCCTTAAGTTTCTTAAGGTCAGAGACATGGTAA
- the LOC142162232 gene encoding uncharacterized protein LOC142162232, whose product MNRMLCDRAQSMLSHSCVLKNFWAEAINTACYLVNRSPSTAIEFKTPFEVWSGSPADYSNLRIFGCPAYAHVRDRKLEPRAKKCIFLGYATGVKGYRLWCTNQKTPGLIISRDVTFNESASLDSQREKAIAKTDRGVSDRIELEIESPLAQPNSSKVEEVEEVQNIDQDDNVNAHAQQPYSIATGREKRVINRPQRFANVVDGNLLGYTNPVGFALAVAETVDAFECYSYLEAISSIEPNRRISAMSKEIESLNKFRCFLDLVDACENG is encoded by the coding sequence ATGAATAGAATGCTTTGTGATAGGGCACAAAGCATGCTTTCACACTCATGTGTTCTCAAAAATTTTTGGGCTGAAGCAATCAATACAGCTTGTTATTTGGTCAATAGATCTCCATCCACAGCTATTGAGttcaaaactccttttgaggtatgGTCCGGTTCGCCTgctgattattcaaatttaaggatATTTGGTTGTCCTGCTTATGCTCATGTGAGGGATAGAAAACTTGAGCCGAGGGCAAAGAAGTGCATATTTCTAGGGTATGCAACTGGAGTGAAAGGTTATAGGTTGTGGTGCACAAATCAAAAGACTCCAGGGCTAATTATCAGTAGGGATGTAACATTCAATGAATCTGCCTCACTGGACAGTCAGAGGGAGAAGGCAATAGCAAAAACAGATCGTGGTGTCAGTGACCGCATAGAGCTAGAAATTGAATCTCCACTAGCTCAGCCCAATAGTTCTAAAGTAGAGGAAGTGGAGGAggtgcaaaatattgatcaagacgATAATGTTAATGCACATGCGCAACAACCATATAGCATTGCAACAGGCAGAGAGAAGAGAGTGATCAACCGACCGCAAAGGTTTGCAAACGTAGTTGATGGGAATCTTCTTGGATATACGAATCCAGTGGGATTTGCTTTGGCAGTTGCAGAGACCGTTGATGCGTTTGAGTGTTATAGCTATCTAGAAGCTATTTCGAGTATAGAACCAAATCGACGGATTAGTGCTATGAGTAAAGAGATTGAGTCTCTTAACAAATTTAGGTGTTTCCTAGACTTGGTTGATGCGTGCGAAAATGGATAG